The proteins below are encoded in one region of Micromonospora sp. DSM 45708:
- a CDS encoding ABC transporter permease yields MSDPSSASIVSTPPATMPTEAGSGAPTNAGLPESAKQQKPRGLLGDAWLDLRRKPLFWISAAFIMLFIVMAAFPSLFTSGDAVNGALERSRVEPSSSAWFGYDVQGRDVYSRVIYGARASIVVALVSTILTLLFGGAMGIIAGYRGGWVDALLSRIADIFFGLPFVLGAIVILTTFNGSGTDNGEWTIMGLVILSLSVLSWPVVMRLMRSSVLATKEADYIVAARALGAGTGRIILKHLLPNCLAPLLVYGTIMVGSFIGAEATLSFLGIGLKSPVVSWGIMISEAQNYIRVSPFLLFFPSAFLVTAVLSFVMLGEAVREALDPKLR; encoded by the coding sequence ATGAGTGACCCGAGTTCCGCGTCGATCGTGTCGACGCCGCCCGCGACCATGCCCACCGAGGCCGGGTCCGGCGCGCCCACCAACGCCGGCCTGCCGGAGAGCGCCAAGCAGCAGAAGCCGCGTGGCCTGCTCGGCGACGCCTGGCTCGACCTGCGTCGCAAGCCGCTGTTCTGGATCTCCGCCGCGTTCATCATGCTCTTCATCGTGATGGCCGCGTTCCCGTCGCTGTTCACGTCCGGTGACGCGGTCAACGGCGCGCTGGAGCGCAGCCGGGTCGAGCCGTCGTCCTCCGCCTGGTTCGGCTACGACGTGCAGGGCCGCGACGTCTACTCCCGGGTCATCTACGGCGCCCGTGCGTCGATCGTGGTGGCCCTGGTCTCCACCATCCTCACCCTGCTGTTCGGTGGCGCGATGGGCATCATCGCCGGCTACCGCGGCGGCTGGGTGGACGCGCTGCTGTCCCGGATCGCGGACATCTTCTTCGGCCTGCCGTTCGTGCTCGGCGCGATCGTCATCCTGACCACGTTCAACGGGTCCGGCACCGACAACGGCGAGTGGACGATCATGGGGCTGGTCATCCTGTCCCTGAGCGTGCTGAGCTGGCCGGTGGTGATGCGGCTGATGCGCTCCTCGGTGCTCGCCACCAAGGAGGCCGACTACATCGTCGCGGCCCGTGCGCTGGGCGCCGGCACCGGCCGGATCATCCTCAAGCACCTGCTGCCCAACTGCCTGGCGCCGCTGCTGGTCTACGGCACGATCATGGTGGGCTCGTTCATCGGCGCGGAGGCCACGCTCTCCTTCCTGGGCATCGGCCTGAAGAGCCCGGTGGTCTCCTGGGGCATCATGATCAGCGAGGCGCAGAACTACATCCGGGTCTCGCCGTTCCTGCTGTTCTTCCCCTCCGCGTTCCTCGTCACCGCCGTGCTGAGCTTCGTGATGCTCGGCGAGGCGGTCCGCGAGGCCCTCGACCCGAAGCTCCGATAG
- a CDS encoding ABC transporter ATP-binding protein: MSEQSAAGADGSGRPSGRLLEVDDLRVEFRTRDGVAKVINGVTYHVDAGETLAVLGESGSGKSVTAQTVMGILDTPPGFVTGGQVRFHGKDMLTMSAEQRRRIRGEGIAMIFQDSLSALNPVFTVGFQIAEQFRIRRGLGRAEAKKRAIEMLDQVKIPNAKGRFSNYPHQFSGGMRQRAMIAMSLALDPEVLIADEPTTALDVTVQAQIMDLLSELQRERQMGMILITHDLGVVADVADRIAVMYAGRIVEEADVYDLYRKPAHPYTLGLLNSIPRMDEKGQELRTIKGLPPNLMNIPPGCAFNPRCPMAQPVCREKVPPLLQLGHGRASACHFAEELVNRD; encoded by the coding sequence GTGTCCGAGCAGTCCGCGGCCGGCGCCGACGGATCCGGCCGCCCCTCGGGCCGCCTGCTCGAGGTCGACGACCTGCGGGTCGAGTTCCGCACCCGGGACGGCGTCGCCAAGGTCATCAACGGAGTGACGTACCACGTCGACGCGGGGGAGACCCTCGCCGTGCTCGGCGAGTCCGGCTCCGGCAAGAGCGTCACCGCGCAGACCGTCATGGGCATCCTGGACACCCCGCCCGGGTTCGTCACCGGCGGCCAGGTCCGCTTCCACGGCAAGGACATGCTCACGATGTCCGCCGAGCAGCGGCGGCGGATCCGTGGCGAGGGCATCGCCATGATCTTCCAGGACTCGCTCTCGGCCCTCAACCCGGTTTTCACCGTCGGCTTCCAGATCGCCGAGCAGTTCCGCATCCGGCGCGGCCTCGGCCGCGCGGAAGCCAAGAAGCGCGCGATCGAGATGCTCGACCAGGTGAAGATCCCCAACGCCAAGGGTCGGTTCAGCAACTACCCGCACCAGTTCTCCGGCGGCATGCGGCAGCGCGCCATGATCGCGATGTCGCTGGCCCTGGACCCGGAGGTGCTGATCGCCGACGAGCCGACCACCGCGCTGGACGTGACCGTGCAGGCCCAGATCATGGACCTGCTCAGCGAACTCCAGCGGGAACGGCAGATGGGCATGATCCTGATCACCCACGACCTCGGCGTGGTCGCCGACGTCGCGGACCGGATCGCGGTCATGTACGCCGGCCGGATCGTCGAGGAAGCGGACGTCTACGACCTGTACCGCAAGCCGGCCCACCCGTACACGCTCGGCCTGCTCAACTCGATCCCGCGGATGGACGAGAAGGGGCAGGAGCTCCGGACCATCAAGGGGCTCCCGCCGAACCTGATGAACATCCCGCCGGGCTGCGCCTTCAACCCGCGCTGCCCGATGGCGCAGCCGGTGTGCCGGGAGAAGGTCCCGCCGCTGCTGCAACTGGGCCACGGCCGGGCCAGCGCCTGCCACTTCGCCGAGGAGCTCGTGAACCGTGACTGA
- a CDS encoding ABC transporter ATP-binding protein, which produces MTENIIEVRDLVKHYPVTRGVVFKKTIGHVKAVDGVSFELKAGETLGVVGESGCGKSTLARVLMNLEKPTAGQVLYKGQDISKLSGGALRRLRRQIQLVMQDPYTSLNPRMTVGDLIGEPFEIHPEVAPRGSRRGKVKELLDLVGLNPEHINRYPHQFSGGQRQRIGIARALALRPEVIVCDEPVSALDVSIQAQVMNLLEKLQAEFGLSYVFIAHDLSVVRHLSDRVAVMYLGKMVEIGTEDEIYERPTHPYTQALLSAVPVPDPTVRESKAIIRLQGDVPSPVSPPSGCRFRTRCWKAQDVCAQEVPLLEIRPGSDHPSACHFAEKREIVVTHEVA; this is translated from the coding sequence GTGACTGAGAACATCATCGAGGTTCGTGACCTGGTCAAGCACTACCCCGTGACCCGGGGTGTGGTGTTCAAGAAGACCATCGGTCACGTCAAGGCGGTCGACGGCGTCTCCTTCGAACTCAAGGCCGGCGAGACGCTCGGCGTGGTCGGCGAGTCCGGCTGCGGCAAGTCGACGCTCGCCCGGGTGCTGATGAACCTGGAGAAGCCGACCGCCGGCCAGGTGCTCTACAAGGGCCAGGACATCTCCAAGCTCTCCGGTGGCGCGCTGCGGCGGCTGCGCCGGCAGATCCAGCTGGTGATGCAGGACCCGTACACCTCGCTGAACCCCCGGATGACGGTGGGTGACCTGATCGGCGAGCCGTTCGAGATCCACCCCGAGGTGGCTCCGCGCGGCAGCCGGCGCGGCAAGGTCAAGGAGCTGCTCGACCTGGTCGGCCTCAACCCGGAGCACATCAACCGGTACCCGCACCAGTTCTCCGGCGGTCAGCGGCAGCGCATCGGCATCGCCCGGGCGCTGGCGCTGCGGCCCGAGGTGATCGTCTGCGACGAGCCGGTGTCGGCGCTGGACGTGTCCATCCAGGCCCAGGTCATGAACCTGCTGGAGAAGCTCCAGGCCGAGTTCGGGCTGTCGTACGTCTTCATCGCCCACGACCTGTCGGTCGTGCGCCACCTGTCGGACCGGGTCGCCGTGATGTACCTGGGCAAGATGGTGGAGATCGGCACCGAGGACGAGATCTACGAGCGGCCGACCCACCCGTACACCCAGGCGCTGCTGTCGGCGGTGCCGGTGCCGGACCCGACCGTGCGGGAGAGCAAGGCGATCATCCGGCTCCAGGGTGACGTCCCCTCGCCGGTCAGCCCGCCCTCGGGCTGCCGGTTCCGCACCCGGTGCTGGAAGGCGCAGGACGTCTGCGCCCAGGAGGTGCCGCTGCTGGAGATCCGGCCGGGCTCGGACCACCCGAGCGCCTGCCACTTCGCCGAGAAGCGGGAGATCGTCGTCACCCACGAGGTGGCCTGA
- a CDS encoding chorismate mutase, producing MMTDVVESSGGPARHDRKPGGDPTGAAAARTGTDDSAAAERIGEIRHRIDEIDRMLVALWQERAALSQEVGVTRLAAGGTRLVLSREREILERFRAELGADGTQLALLLLRAGRGPL from the coding sequence ATGATGACTGACGTGGTGGAGTCCAGCGGCGGCCCGGCGCGGCACGACCGGAAGCCCGGCGGTGACCCGACCGGCGCCGCGGCGGCCCGGACCGGCACCGACGACTCGGCGGCGGCCGAGCGGATCGGTGAGATCCGGCACCGGATCGACGAGATCGACCGCATGCTCGTCGCGCTCTGGCAGGAACGGGCCGCGCTCTCCCAGGAGGTCGGCGTGACCCGGCTGGCCGCCGGGGGGACCCGGCTGGTGCTCTCCCGCGAGCGGGAGATCCTGGAGCGGTTCCGCGCGGAACTCGGCGCCGACGGCACGCAGCTCGCGCTGCTGCTGCTGCGCGCCGGCCGCGGCCCGCTGTGA
- the pcrA gene encoding DNA helicase PcrA, translating to MHPLFDIPASPPAPESRPTPPRRSGAARSDPQALLDGLNGPQRDAVTHAGSPLLIVAGAGSGKTRVLTNRIAYLLAARDVHPGEIIAITFTNKAAGEMKERVTALVGPRARMMWVSTFHSACVRILRAEHEHAGLKSSFSIYDADDSRRLMQLVTRELDLDPKRYPARGLAAQVSNLKNELVDPEEFAGRAKGPNERALAEAYALYQRRLREAHALDFDDLIMTTVHLLQSHPHVAESYRRRFRHVLVDEYQDTNHAQYVLIKELVSGTEGVPPAELCVVGDADQSIYAFRGATIRNILEFERDFTDARTILLEQNYRSTQTILNAANAVIDRNTSRKPKRLWSDAGAGEQIVGYVADTEHAEADWVAREIDRLVDAGDTRPGDVAVFYRTNAMSRVFEEVFIRVGLPYKVVGGVRFYERKEVRDALAYLRAVVNDDDTVSLRRILNTPRRGIGERAEACVEALAARDRISFGAALRRAKDAPGISTRAANGIAEFVALLDSARELAATGTPEEVLEALLTRSGYLAELEESLDPQDAGRVDNLQELVSVAREYTERIESLGADDERATLAGFLEQVALVADADQIPSDDPDHQGVVTLMTLHTAKGLEFPVVFLTGLEDGVFPHLRSLGDSRELEEERRLAYVGITRARQRLYLSRAVTRSAWGAPAYNPPSRFLEELPPELVRWERTEGSYTSWGGGGGGVGGRADRLSGGRGGFTGGTPKATQLAKRLGVDASRLATASDLKQAPKVSVGDRVNHQRYGLGRVLAVEGAGPGARAQINFGDQTMWLVLRHAPIDKL from the coding sequence ATGCATCCTCTCTTCGACATTCCCGCGTCCCCGCCCGCGCCGGAGTCCCGGCCGACCCCGCCGCGCCGTTCCGGGGCCGCCCGGTCGGATCCGCAGGCCCTTCTCGACGGCCTGAACGGCCCGCAGCGGGACGCGGTGACCCACGCCGGCTCCCCCTTGTTGATCGTGGCCGGCGCCGGCTCGGGCAAGACACGCGTGCTGACCAACCGGATCGCCTACCTGCTCGCCGCCCGGGACGTGCACCCCGGCGAGATCATCGCGATCACGTTCACCAACAAGGCCGCCGGCGAGATGAAGGAACGGGTGACCGCGCTGGTCGGCCCGCGCGCCCGGATGATGTGGGTGTCGACGTTCCACTCGGCCTGTGTCCGCATCCTGCGGGCCGAGCACGAGCACGCCGGCCTGAAGTCGTCGTTCTCGATCTACGACGCCGACGACTCCCGGCGCCTGATGCAACTGGTGACCCGCGAGCTGGACCTGGACCCGAAGCGCTATCCGGCGCGGGGGCTGGCGGCCCAGGTGTCCAACCTGAAGAACGAGCTGGTCGACCCGGAGGAGTTCGCCGGCCGGGCCAAGGGGCCCAACGAGCGGGCGCTGGCCGAGGCGTACGCGCTCTACCAGCGACGGCTGCGCGAGGCCCACGCGCTGGACTTCGACGACCTGATCATGACCACGGTGCACCTGCTCCAGTCGCACCCGCACGTGGCGGAGAGCTACCGGCGCCGGTTCCGGCACGTGCTGGTCGACGAGTACCAGGACACCAACCACGCCCAGTACGTCCTGATCAAGGAGCTGGTCTCCGGCACCGAGGGCGTCCCGCCGGCCGAGCTGTGCGTGGTCGGCGACGCCGACCAGTCGATCTACGCGTTCCGGGGCGCGACCATCCGCAACATCCTGGAGTTCGAGCGGGACTTCACCGACGCCCGCACCATCCTGCTGGAGCAGAACTACCGCTCGACCCAGACCATCCTCAACGCGGCCAACGCGGTCATCGACCGGAACACCTCACGCAAGCCCAAGCGGCTGTGGAGCGACGCCGGCGCCGGTGAGCAGATCGTCGGCTACGTGGCCGACACCGAGCACGCCGAGGCGGACTGGGTGGCCCGGGAGATCGACCGGCTCGTCGACGCCGGCGACACCCGGCCGGGCGACGTGGCCGTCTTCTACCGCACCAACGCCATGTCCCGGGTGTTCGAGGAGGTGTTCATCCGCGTCGGCCTGCCCTACAAGGTGGTCGGCGGGGTGCGCTTCTACGAGCGCAAGGAGGTCCGCGACGCGCTGGCCTACCTGCGGGCCGTGGTCAACGACGACGACACCGTCAGCCTGCGCCGGATCCTCAACACCCCCCGGCGGGGCATCGGCGAGCGGGCCGAGGCGTGCGTCGAGGCACTGGCCGCGCGGGACCGCATCTCCTTCGGCGCCGCGCTGCGCCGGGCGAAGGACGCGCCGGGCATCTCCACCCGGGCGGCCAACGGCATCGCCGAGTTCGTCGCGTTGCTCGACTCGGCCCGTGAGCTGGCCGCCACCGGCACCCCGGAGGAGGTGCTGGAGGCGCTGCTGACCCGCTCGGGCTACCTGGCCGAGCTGGAGGAGAGCCTCGACCCGCAGGACGCCGGCCGGGTGGACAACCTCCAGGAGCTGGTGAGCGTCGCCCGGGAGTACACCGAGCGGATCGAGTCGCTGGGCGCCGACGACGAGCGGGCCACGCTGGCCGGCTTCCTGGAGCAGGTCGCGCTGGTCGCCGACGCCGACCAGATCCCGTCCGACGACCCCGACCATCAGGGGGTGGTCACGCTCATGACGCTGCACACCGCCAAGGGGCTGGAGTTCCCGGTGGTGTTCCTGACCGGCCTGGAGGACGGCGTCTTCCCGCACCTGCGCTCGCTCGGCGACTCCCGCGAGCTGGAGGAGGAGCGCCGGCTGGCGTACGTGGGCATCACCCGGGCCCGGCAGCGCCTCTACCTGTCCCGGGCGGTCACCCGGTCGGCCTGGGGCGCACCGGCCTACAACCCGCCGTCCCGGTTCCTGGAGGAGCTGCCGCCGGAGCTGGTGCGGTGGGAGCGCACCGAGGGGTCGTACACGTCGTGGGGTGGCGGCGGCGGTGGCGTCGGCGGCCGTGCGGACCGGTTGTCGGGCGGCCGGGGCGGCTTCACCGGCGGCACGCCCAAGGCCACCCAGCTCGCCAAGCGTCTCGGCGTGGACGCCAGCCGGCTGGCCACCGCGAGCGACCTGAAGCAGGCCCCCAAGGTCTCGGTGGGCGACCGGGTCAACCACCAGCGTTACGGCCTGGGTCGGGTGCTGGCGGTGGAGGGCGCCGGGCCGGGTGCCCGGGCCCAGATCAACTTCGGTGACCAGACCATGTGGCTGGTGCTGCGGCACGCGCCGATCGACAAGCTCTGA
- a CDS encoding M23 family metallopeptidase: MQHSSPTPNGTTPDRAPARHRRTGRRTTYLITGALALLGLGLGGVVVATDDSPAPAPAAVDFDARARAEAAARADRSARESVSPVTPSATPASPSPSPSATTPKPKKTVPPKPTPTPTKKKAAPKPSWVIPMKGADITSCFGQRWGTLHAGIDFAMPAGTPIRAAASGTVVKAGDVGDGYGTSVFVDHHNGYLTHYAHQSRLLVDVGDKVKAGQIIGYEGATGDATGPHLHFEVHQGAMWNQIDPAPFLRARGIDVAC; encoded by the coding sequence GCGGACCACGTACCTGATCACCGGCGCGCTGGCCCTGCTCGGTCTCGGCCTCGGCGGCGTCGTGGTCGCCACCGACGACAGCCCGGCGCCCGCCCCGGCCGCGGTCGACTTCGACGCGCGGGCCCGCGCCGAGGCCGCCGCCCGCGCCGACCGGTCGGCGCGCGAGTCGGTCAGCCCGGTCACCCCGTCCGCGACGCCGGCCAGCCCGTCCCCCAGCCCGAGCGCGACCACCCCGAAGCCGAAGAAGACCGTGCCGCCCAAGCCGACGCCGACGCCGACGAAGAAAAAGGCCGCGCCGAAGCCGAGCTGGGTCATCCCGATGAAGGGCGCCGACATCACCTCCTGCTTCGGGCAGCGGTGGGGCACGCTGCACGCCGGCATCGACTTCGCCATGCCCGCCGGCACCCCGATCCGCGCCGCCGCGTCCGGCACCGTCGTCAAGGCCGGCGACGTGGGCGACGGATACGGCACCTCCGTCTTCGTCGACCACCACAACGGCTACCTGACCCACTACGCCCACCAGAGCCGGCTGCTCGTCGACGTCGGCGACAAGGTCAAGGCCGGTCAGATCATCGGCTACGAGGGCGCCACCGGTGACGCCACCGGCCCGCACCTGCACTTCGAGGTGCACCAGGGAGCCATGTGGAACCAGATCGACCCGGCGCCGTTCCTGCGCGCCCGCGGCATCGACGTGGCCTGCTGA